In one Mycobacterium sp. NBC_00419 genomic region, the following are encoded:
- a CDS encoding glutamine amidotransferase, whose product MCGIVGLHLRNPGLYPRLGELLTGMLCEMSGRGSDSAGVAVYGDPRWSPPGQSTVSVLDIEDGTEDVTAALRAALATAVSAHRVDETLLVSAEVEAETLRAAVTAHYPNALVAGFGRDLAVFKGVGHPRALADAWTLAGAQGWQGVGHTRMATESAVIPAGAHPYAVGPGQCLVHNGSFANHATIRRDLIARGVAFDSENDTEVGARFVAEQLAAGRDVETALKELCTTFDGFYTLLVSNHDSFAVVRDAIACKPAVIAETDDWVAMASEYRALAGLPGVEKAAIWEPEPEVVYAWTR is encoded by the coding sequence ATGTGCGGAATCGTGGGTCTTCACCTTCGCAACCCTGGGCTCTATCCCCGGCTCGGGGAGCTGCTGACAGGGATGCTGTGCGAAATGTCCGGCCGCGGAAGTGATTCAGCCGGGGTAGCCGTCTACGGCGACCCCCGGTGGTCACCGCCGGGGCAGAGCACGGTTTCGGTCCTCGATATCGAGGACGGTACCGAAGACGTCACCGCGGCACTGCGGGCCGCCCTGGCCACCGCGGTGTCCGCGCACCGGGTAGACGAGACGCTACTGGTCTCGGCAGAGGTCGAAGCGGAGACGTTGCGCGCCGCCGTGACCGCGCACTACCCGAATGCTCTGGTCGCCGGTTTCGGCCGGGATCTGGCTGTATTCAAGGGAGTCGGGCATCCGCGAGCCCTCGCCGACGCCTGGACACTGGCCGGTGCTCAGGGCTGGCAGGGCGTGGGGCACACCAGGATGGCCACCGAATCCGCGGTCATACCGGCCGGCGCCCATCCGTATGCCGTGGGCCCCGGGCAGTGTTTGGTGCACAACGGCTCGTTCGCCAACCACGCCACGATCCGCCGGGACCTGATCGCCCGCGGTGTCGCCTTCGACAGCGAGAACGACACCGAGGTCGGCGCCCGGTTCGTCGCCGAGCAGCTGGCCGCGGGCCGCGACGTCGAGACCGCCTTGAAGGAACTCTGCACCACCTTCGACGGGTTCTACACGCTGCTGGTGTCCAACCATGACTCGTTCGCCGTCGTGCGCGACGCGATCGCCTGCAAGCCCGCCGTCATCGCCGAGACCGACGACTGGGTGGCCATGGCCAGTGAGTACCGCGCGCTGGCGGGCCTGCCCGGTGTCGAGAAGGCGGCGATCTGGGAGCCCGAACCGGAGGTGGTCTACGCATGGACACGGTGA
- a CDS encoding protein glxC, which translates to MDTVTTFDLGSVPLRAVNSALHAPDVSGEFRIANPAGAHNVAVGLDAPLRVTVDGHVGYYAAGMNQQAEVIVNGNAGTGVAENMMSGTVWVKGNASQSAGATAHGGLLVIEGNAAARCGISMKGVDIVVGGNVGHMSAFMAQAGRLVIRGDAGEALGDSIYEARLYVRGEIASLGADCIAKEMRAEHHEELARLLKAAGYDDDDTSSYSRYGSARTLYHFHIDNASVY; encoded by the coding sequence ATGGACACGGTGACGACCTTCGATCTGGGGTCCGTACCGCTGCGCGCGGTGAACTCCGCCCTGCATGCACCGGACGTCTCCGGCGAGTTCCGCATCGCCAACCCGGCCGGCGCCCACAACGTCGCGGTGGGCCTCGACGCACCGTTGCGGGTCACCGTTGACGGCCATGTCGGCTACTACGCGGCCGGAATGAACCAGCAGGCCGAGGTCATCGTCAACGGCAACGCCGGGACCGGAGTGGCCGAGAACATGATGAGCGGCACCGTCTGGGTCAAGGGCAACGCGTCGCAATCGGCCGGGGCGACCGCACACGGTGGGCTGCTGGTGATCGAAGGCAATGCCGCGGCACGGTGCGGCATCTCCATGAAGGGGGTCGACATCGTCGTCGGCGGCAACGTCGGACACATGAGCGCGTTCATGGCCCAGGCCGGCCGGCTGGTGATCCGGGGCGACGCCGGCGAAGCTCTCGGCGACTCGATCTACGAAGCGCGGCTGTACGTCCGCGGCGAGATCGCCTCTCTCGGAGCGGATTGCATCGCCAAGGAGATGCGCGCCGAACACCACGAAGAACTCGCCCGCTTACTCAAGGCCGCCGGATACGACGACGACGACACCTCCTCATACTCGCGCTACGGCTCGGCCCGCACCCTCTACCACTTCCACATCGACAACGCATCGGTTTATTGA
- a CDS encoding FMN-binding glutamate synthase family protein — MTYTYDDRARLGLRESATFDRATIAAIQRAAETGIYDIRGWGAKRPLPHFDDLLFLGASMSRYPLEGYRERCDTDVVLGDRHAKHPLHLDIPVTIAGMSFGALSGPAKEALGRGASEVGTSTTTGDGGMTTEERGQSKYLVYQYLPSRYGMNPDDLRKADAIEVVLGQGAKPGGGGMLLGQKISERVASMRTLPEGIDQRSACRHPDWTGPDDLTIKINELRELTDWEKPIYVKVGATRTYYDVKLAVAAGADVVVVDGMQGGTAATQDVFIEHVGIPTLAALPQAVQALTELGVHRTGASGATGKKGVQLIVSGGIRSGADVAKAMALGADAVAIGTAALIALGDNHPRYAAEYEKLGSAAGFYDDFQDGRDPAGISTQDPELASRLDPVEGGRRLANYLRVLTMEAQTIARACGKAHLRHLEPEDLVAVTIEAAAMARVPLAGTSWIPGAGL, encoded by the coding sequence ATGACATACACCTACGATGACCGGGCCCGGCTGGGCCTGCGCGAATCCGCCACCTTCGACCGCGCCACGATCGCCGCCATCCAACGGGCGGCCGAGACCGGCATCTACGACATCCGCGGCTGGGGCGCCAAACGCCCCCTGCCCCATTTCGACGACCTGTTGTTCCTCGGTGCATCGATGTCCCGGTATCCACTCGAGGGCTACCGGGAGCGTTGCGACACCGACGTCGTCCTGGGCGACCGGCACGCCAAACATCCCCTGCACCTCGACATCCCGGTCACCATTGCCGGGATGTCCTTCGGCGCGCTGTCCGGCCCGGCCAAGGAGGCACTCGGCCGCGGTGCCAGTGAGGTCGGAACGTCGACCACAACCGGCGACGGCGGCATGACCACCGAGGAACGCGGTCAGTCGAAGTACCTTGTCTACCAGTATCTTCCGTCGCGGTACGGGATGAATCCCGATGACCTGCGTAAGGCCGACGCCATCGAGGTCGTGCTGGGCCAGGGTGCCAAGCCCGGGGGCGGCGGAATGCTGCTGGGCCAGAAGATCTCTGAGCGGGTCGCGTCGATGCGCACGCTGCCCGAGGGGATCGACCAGCGCTCGGCCTGCCGGCACCCGGACTGGACCGGACCCGACGACCTGACCATCAAGATCAACGAGCTGCGTGAGCTCACCGACTGGGAGAAGCCCATCTACGTCAAGGTCGGTGCCACCCGCACCTACTACGACGTGAAGCTGGCGGTGGCCGCCGGTGCCGACGTCGTGGTCGTCGACGGCATGCAGGGCGGCACGGCCGCTACTCAGGACGTCTTCATCGAGCACGTCGGTATCCCCACCCTGGCCGCGCTGCCGCAGGCGGTTCAGGCGCTGACCGAACTCGGTGTGCACCGTACCGGGGCGAGCGGAGCGACGGGGAAGAAGGGAGTCCAGCTGATCGTCTCCGGCGGGATCCGCAGCGGCGCCGACGTCGCCAAGGCGATGGCCCTGGGAGCCGATGCCGTCGCAATCGGCACCGCGGCGTTGATCGCGCTGGGCGACAATCACCCCCGGTATGCGGCCGAGTACGAAAAGCTCGGCAGCGCAGCCGGTTTCTACGACGACTTCCAGGACGGCCGTGATCCGGCCGGTATCAGCACCCAGGACCCCGAACTGGCTTCGCGGCTGGATCCAGTGGAGGGCGGGCGCCGGCTGGCCAACTATCTGCGTGTGCTGACGATGGAGGCCCAGACGATTGCCCGGGCCTGCGGCAAGGCCCACCTTCGGCATCTGGAACCCGAGGATCTGGTGGCGGTCACCATCGAGGCCGCCGCGATGGCCCGGGTCCCGCTGGCGGGCACGTCCTGGATTCCCGGAGCGGGGCTGTGA
- a CDS encoding NAD(P)/FAD-dependent oxidoreductase produces MSDTADIVIVGGGIEGCAAAWALSQRGITDVVVLERNTVGSGMTGKSSGIVRCHYGVSSLAAMATIGLEVFEKAQEIFGTDIGFRQTGYVVGVGEPNVESLRKSLAAQRAVGVQTEEIDSAEVARLWPFADLSPFAAFGWEARGGYGDAYQTAQAFAVAARAAGVRIRQGATVSGLLTDGDTVTGVQLADGSQIIAGTVVVATGVWTSAFLAPYGVDVPIRVVREQIVMISPGVELGPVPVFSDLVSLQYVRPEVGGDVLFGNSDLSDVATADPDNYLNRATEDFVDLTVDKVGTRFPGFTDASIATSYAGCYDVTPDWNPVISPGGPDGLFVAAGFSGHGFKIAPAVGLLVADLVVDGHSSDPRVPESDFRLSRFAEGELLKSPYPYVGAGQMR; encoded by the coding sequence GTGAGCGACACGGCCGACATCGTCATCGTGGGCGGCGGTATCGAGGGGTGCGCCGCCGCGTGGGCGCTCAGCCAGCGCGGCATCACCGATGTGGTTGTGCTCGAACGCAACACGGTCGGCTCCGGCATGACGGGCAAGTCCAGCGGAATCGTGCGCTGCCACTACGGGGTGAGCTCGCTGGCCGCCATGGCGACGATCGGGCTGGAGGTGTTCGAGAAGGCGCAGGAGATCTTCGGCACCGACATCGGCTTCCGGCAGACCGGCTACGTCGTCGGCGTCGGCGAACCCAACGTCGAATCACTGCGCAAAAGCCTTGCCGCCCAACGTGCCGTCGGTGTGCAGACCGAGGAGATCGACTCCGCCGAGGTGGCCCGGCTGTGGCCGTTCGCCGACCTGTCGCCGTTCGCCGCATTCGGCTGGGAAGCCCGCGGCGGCTACGGGGACGCCTACCAGACCGCCCAGGCGTTCGCGGTGGCGGCGCGCGCCGCCGGCGTGCGGATCCGGCAGGGGGCCACGGTGAGCGGCCTGCTCACCGACGGCGACACGGTCACCGGTGTGCAACTGGCCGACGGCAGTCAGATCATCGCGGGCACCGTCGTCGTCGCGACCGGGGTGTGGACGAGTGCGTTCCTGGCGCCCTACGGCGTGGACGTTCCGATCCGGGTGGTCCGCGAACAGATCGTCATGATCTCCCCCGGGGTGGAGCTGGGACCGGTGCCGGTGTTCTCCGACCTGGTGTCGCTGCAGTACGTGCGCCCGGAGGTCGGCGGGGATGTCCTGTTCGGCAACAGCGACCTGTCCGACGTCGCAACGGCGGACCCCGACAACTACCTCAACCGGGCCACCGAGGACTTCGTCGACCTCACCGTCGACAAGGTGGGCACCCGCTTCCCCGGGTTCACCGACGCGTCCATCGCCACCAGCTACGCCGGCTGTTATGACGTCACACCCGACTGGAACCCGGTGATCTCGCCGGGCGGCCCGGACGGTCTGTTCGTGGCGGCCGGGTTCAGCGGCCACGGTTTCAAGATCGCGCCGGCGGTCGGGCTGCTGGTCGCCGACCTGGTGGTCGACGGGCACAGCAGTGATCCACGGGTCCCGGAATCCGACTTCCGACTGTCCCGCTTCGCCGAGGGTGAGCTGCTGAAGAGCCCGTACCCCTATGTGGGTGCCGGCCAGATGCGATAG
- a CDS encoding helix-turn-helix domain-containing protein: protein MTDLLRNQSGTARDREPNEPVAELEFEAAIARNVRQLRQQLGLSVADMAARVGISKAMMSKIENAQTSPSLSTLALLARGLDVPVTSLFRGADVERPAAFVKAGTGARIVRNGSREGHEYELLGSLRGEHKRLECLLVTLSEKSQTYPLFQHPGTEFIYALSGVMDYAHSRSVYRLHPGDSLQLDGEGAHGPVDLIEVPIRFLSVIAFPDSQV, encoded by the coding sequence GTGACGGATCTGCTCCGCAACCAGTCAGGAACCGCTCGCGACCGCGAACCCAACGAGCCGGTCGCGGAACTCGAGTTCGAGGCGGCGATCGCACGCAACGTGCGTCAGCTCCGGCAACAGCTGGGGTTGTCGGTTGCCGACATGGCGGCCCGGGTGGGCATCTCCAAGGCGATGATGTCGAAGATCGAGAACGCCCAGACCTCACCGAGCCTGTCCACCCTGGCGTTGTTGGCCAGGGGTTTGGATGTGCCGGTGACCAGTTTGTTCCGCGGCGCCGACGTCGAGCGGCCGGCCGCATTTGTCAAGGCCGGTACCGGTGCCCGCATCGTGCGCAACGGCAGCAGGGAGGGCCACGAGTACGAGCTTCTCGGCTCCCTGCGGGGTGAGCACAAGCGGCTGGAATGCCTGCTGGTGACGCTGTCGGAGAAGAGCCAGACCTATCCGTTGTTCCAGCACCCCGGCACCGAGTTCATCTACGCGCTCTCCGGTGTCATGGATTACGCGCACAGCCGCTCGGTGTACCGGTTGCACCCGGGTGACTCGCTACAACTCGACGGTGAGGGGGCCCACGGGCCGGTGGACCTGATCGAGGTGCCGATCCGGTTCCTGTCGGTCATCGCCTTCCCCGACTCGCAGGTCTGA
- a CDS encoding glycosyl hydrolase family 28-related protein, with translation MIDVRSYGAAGDGRADDTAAIASALRAAHDGGGATVFLPAGVYCVSASLGQASGLARVCLTGDGERASTIRATADIAPIAGVWSQSRIENLVIDAGRHGSPGLVVEMDKSYLRHCLIKGWTQFGIRLNPTTDGLLNWIDDNFVEQGTGYGIHTTHHFYDSWIVNNNVGSTGPNLSVESGPLRIIGNHLNGTPTHNIELRGNKNLTIVANICEGSRREAIIYTMPAWLDSDAPHVQIVGNNITNGGKGSPEAYPAIGIYARDAEHRVRGFNITGNLFACEDDGAGWSHAVAAEHVDDLSISGNQWDDHGFATAAVRGTGRNLAIAGNTSANTGARVVATVAGPLTLACAPGTDYVYFLAAGARPKMPAAQGNTSRYTCKNVSDGDIAVAGVTLAPGDAVELLSDGHTWQAL, from the coding sequence GTGATCGACGTCCGGTCCTACGGCGCCGCCGGTGACGGCCGCGCCGACGACACCGCGGCCATCGCGTCCGCCCTGCGCGCCGCCCACGACGGCGGCGGCGCCACCGTCTTCCTGCCCGCCGGGGTGTACTGCGTCTCGGCATCGCTGGGACAGGCCAGTGGGCTGGCCCGGGTCTGCCTGACCGGCGACGGCGAGCGCGCCTCGACGATCAGGGCCACCGCCGACATCGCGCCCATCGCCGGGGTGTGGTCGCAGTCCCGGATCGAGAACCTCGTCATCGACGCCGGCCGCCACGGCTCCCCGGGCCTGGTCGTCGAGATGGACAAGAGCTACCTTCGGCACTGCCTCATCAAGGGCTGGACACAGTTCGGGATACGGCTCAACCCGACCACCGACGGGCTGCTGAACTGGATCGACGACAACTTCGTCGAACAGGGCACCGGATACGGCATCCACACCACCCACCACTTCTACGACTCGTGGATCGTCAACAACAACGTCGGCTCCACCGGGCCGAACCTGTCCGTGGAGAGCGGCCCGCTGCGCATCATCGGCAACCACCTCAACGGAACCCCCACGCACAACATCGAATTGCGCGGCAACAAGAACCTCACCATCGTCGCCAACATCTGTGAGGGGTCGCGCCGCGAGGCCATCATCTACACCATGCCGGCGTGGCTCGACTCGGACGCACCGCACGTGCAGATCGTAGGCAACAACATCACCAACGGCGGCAAAGGATCACCGGAGGCCTATCCGGCCATCGGTATCTACGCCCGCGACGCCGAGCACCGTGTCCGCGGGTTCAACATCACCGGCAACCTGTTCGCCTGCGAGGACGACGGTGCCGGCTGGTCGCACGCAGTGGCCGCCGAACACGTCGATGACCTGTCGATCTCCGGAAACCAATGGGACGACCACGGATTCGCCACCGCCGCGGTACGCGGCACAGGGCGCAACCTGGCCATCGCCGGCAACACCTCGGCCAATACCGGGGCACGGGTGGTGGCCACCGTCGCCGGCCCGCTCACCCTGGCCTGCGCCCCGGGCACCGACTACGTGTACTTCCTGGCGGCCGGAGCGCGGCCGAAAATGCCTGCTGCCCAAGGTAATACGAGCCGCTACACGTGCAAGAACGTCAGTGACGGCGACATCGCAGTCGCGGGCGTGACGTTGGCGCCGGGCGACGCCGTGGAGCTGCTGTCCGACGGGCACACGTGGCAGGCGCTGTAG
- the leuA gene encoding 2-isopropylmalate synthase — protein MSSDSLDAYVSARTIKTPAGPRQDGQPAYNTQRNSAMPVFRYRPFAQEVESVALPDRTWPDKVIDRAPLWCAVDLRDGNQALIDPMSPARKRRMFELLVKMGYKEIEVGFPSASQTDFDFVREIIEQGAIPDDVTIQVLTQCRPELIERTFEACHGAPNVIVHFYNSTSILQRRVVFRADRDEIKKIATDGARKCLEEAAKHPGTRWRYEYSPESYTGTELSYAKEVCDAVSEIIEPTPDWPLIVNLPATVEMATPNVYADSIEWMSRNLNRRDSIILSLHPHNDRGTAVAAAELGYQAGADRIEGCLFGNGERTGNVCLVTLGLNLFSRGVDPQIDFSNIDEIRRTVEYCNQLAVPERHPYGGDLVYTAFSGSHQDAINKGLDAMKIAADEADSDVDDILWQVPYLPIDPKDVGRTYEAVIRVNSQSGKGGVAYIMKADHGLVLPRRLQIEFSKAIQQITDGEGGEVSPKEMWDAFADEYLAPITPLERIKQKVIGSEVDGGIDVIEATVKIDGVETEIRGEGNGPLAAFVDALSAVGFDVSVLDYSEHAMSAGEEAAAAAYVEVSVGGRTVWGVGIATSITTASLRAVVSAVNRAARQG, from the coding sequence ATTTCTTCCGATTCCCTGGATGCCTACGTATCCGCTCGGACCATCAAAACCCCAGCCGGACCGCGCCAAGACGGCCAACCGGCGTACAACACCCAGCGCAACAGCGCGATGCCGGTATTCCGCTACCGCCCGTTCGCGCAGGAAGTCGAATCCGTCGCTCTGCCCGACCGCACCTGGCCGGACAAGGTGATCGACCGCGCCCCGCTGTGGTGTGCGGTCGATCTGCGCGACGGTAACCAGGCCCTGATCGATCCGATGAGCCCGGCCCGCAAGCGCCGCATGTTCGAGCTGCTGGTCAAGATGGGCTACAAGGAGATCGAGGTCGGCTTCCCGTCGGCCAGCCAGACCGATTTCGATTTCGTCCGCGAGATCATCGAGCAGGGCGCGATCCCCGACGACGTCACCATCCAGGTGCTGACGCAGTGCCGCCCCGAGCTGATCGAGCGGACCTTCGAGGCCTGTCACGGCGCACCGAACGTCATCGTGCACTTCTACAACTCGACGTCGATCCTGCAGCGCCGGGTGGTGTTCCGCGCCGACCGCGACGAGATCAAGAAGATCGCCACCGACGGGGCCCGCAAGTGCCTGGAGGAGGCGGCCAAGCACCCGGGCACGCGCTGGCGCTACGAGTACTCCCCGGAGTCCTACACCGGCACCGAGCTGTCCTACGCCAAAGAGGTGTGCGACGCGGTCTCCGAGATCATCGAGCCCACCCCCGACTGGCCGCTGATCGTCAACCTGCCGGCCACCGTCGAGATGGCCACCCCGAACGTCTACGCCGATTCGATCGAGTGGATGAGCCGCAACCTGAACCGGCGCGACTCGATCATCCTGAGCCTGCATCCGCACAACGACCGCGGAACCGCTGTTGCCGCAGCCGAATTGGGCTATCAGGCGGGTGCGGACCGCATCGAGGGCTGCCTGTTCGGAAACGGTGAGCGCACCGGCAACGTCTGCCTGGTGACGCTGGGGCTGAACCTGTTCTCCCGTGGCGTGGACCCGCAGATCGACTTCTCCAACATCGACGAGATCCGCCGCACCGTGGAGTACTGCAACCAGCTGGCCGTACCCGAGCGCCACCCCTACGGCGGCGACTTGGTCTACACCGCGTTCTCCGGCAGCCACCAGGACGCCATCAACAAGGGCCTGGACGCGATGAAGATCGCCGCCGACGAAGCAGACTCCGACGTCGACGACATCCTGTGGCAGGTGCCGTACCTGCCGATCGACCCCAAGGACGTCGGGCGCACCTACGAGGCCGTGATCCGCGTCAACTCGCAGTCCGGCAAGGGCGGCGTGGCCTACATCATGAAGGCCGACCACGGTCTGGTGCTGCCCCGGCGGCTGCAGATCGAGTTCAGCAAGGCGATCCAGCAGATCACCGACGGTGAGGGCGGCGAGGTGTCGCCCAAGGAGATGTGGGACGCGTTCGCCGACGAGTACCTGGCCCCGATCACGCCGCTGGAGCGCATCAAGCAGAAGGTGATCGGCTCCGAGGTCGACGGCGGTATCGACGTCATCGAGGCCACCGTGAAGATCGACGGCGTCGAGACCGAGATCCGCGGCGAGGGCAACGGCCCGCTGGCCGCGTTCGTCGACGCGCTGAGCGCGGTCGGATTCGACGTCAGCGTGCTGGACTACTCCGAGCACGCCATGTCCGCCGGTGAGGAGGCCGCCGCGGCGGCCTACGTCGAGGTCTCCGTCGGTGGGCGCACCGTGTGGGGTGTCGGAATCGCCACGTCGATCACCACCGCGTCACTGCGCGCCGTGGTCTCGGCCGTCAACCGGGCAGCCAGGCAGGGTTAG
- a CDS encoding SHOCT domain-containing protein, with protein sequence MDWGSTWDFLWHFLIIFAWIAYLLVLFQILTDLFWRDHKTSGWIKAVWTIFLIVFPWITALIYLIARGQGMTERAREAAQQAKSQTDAYIREAAGRSPAQEIEHAKQLLDSGAISAAEFESLKAKALA encoded by the coding sequence ATGGACTGGGGATCGACCTGGGATTTTCTCTGGCATTTCTTGATCATCTTCGCCTGGATCGCCTACCTGCTGGTGCTGTTCCAGATCCTGACCGACCTGTTCTGGCGCGACCACAAGACCTCAGGCTGGATCAAGGCGGTGTGGACGATCTTCCTGATCGTCTTCCCGTGGATCACCGCGCTGATCTACCTGATCGCGCGCGGTCAGGGCATGACGGAGCGCGCTCGGGAAGCCGCCCAGCAGGCCAAGAGCCAGACCGACGCCTACATCCGGGAGGCCGCGGGCCGCTCACCGGCTCAGGAGATCGAGCACGCCAAGCAGCTGCTGGATTCGGGTGCCATCAGCGCTGCCGAGTTCGAATCGCTCAAGGCCAAGGCACTCGCCTAG
- a CDS encoding DUF3375 domain-containing protein codes for MDDVALSIAELAQSNRDIQASPTIRLLAALNMSMYATLMERHLSGGVAVETELVVALERDLDDLDRPEGLSGLALIKVWASQGWLHRVADTRSGYERNLCYLTQEARRALDFLRGIRRQDTIATGGSINGIASRLKQVAIRVGNDPDRIRAGIQAQIAALQAELDDLDQGVTRVHDDVSDSYDEAHAIALQMERMITDIGQYGTMIEQATAALDEPIDTNLEYRDRQRQMYADYQAAWDSQGRDSHRAFLAMVNDPDQRAEFESDVAAVADALPSLDPALRKVMTGFFELVGQQIDEVERIQQRCAQRVKRFTAFGTLEQSRGVARQLNTAIAAARTLLKESLTDSRLDLELPLARHTISSVGALSFRISDLSAPKPAQAADSTVDLASFAALTTQVDAPGMSEMINSAVSRGPLSLPDAVSMLDSAYLGHVIVLWSWALKQPRTDGADASTTVRFQSLDGRDREIEVPLLMFTEPISTLQGAAQ; via the coding sequence GTGGACGACGTCGCCCTGTCCATCGCCGAGCTCGCACAATCCAACCGGGACATCCAGGCCTCACCCACCATCCGGCTGCTGGCCGCGCTCAACATGAGCATGTACGCCACCCTGATGGAGCGCCATCTCAGTGGCGGTGTGGCGGTGGAGACCGAACTGGTGGTCGCGCTCGAGCGTGACCTCGACGACCTCGACCGTCCCGAGGGTTTGTCGGGCCTGGCCCTGATCAAGGTGTGGGCGAGCCAGGGCTGGCTGCACCGGGTCGCCGACACCCGCAGCGGCTACGAGCGCAATCTGTGCTACCTGACTCAGGAAGCCCGCCGGGCGCTGGACTTCCTGCGCGGCATCCGCCGGCAGGACACCATCGCCACCGGCGGGTCCATCAACGGCATCGCCTCCCGGCTCAAGCAGGTCGCGATCCGCGTCGGAAACGACCCGGATCGTATTCGCGCCGGGATCCAGGCGCAGATCGCCGCGTTGCAGGCCGAGCTCGACGACCTGGACCAGGGCGTCACCCGGGTGCATGACGACGTCAGCGACTCCTACGACGAAGCCCATGCGATCGCGCTGCAGATGGAGCGCATGATCACCGACATCGGCCAGTACGGGACGATGATCGAGCAGGCCACCGCGGCCCTCGACGAGCCGATCGACACCAACCTCGAGTACCGCGACCGGCAGCGCCAGATGTACGCCGACTACCAGGCGGCCTGGGACTCCCAGGGCCGTGACTCGCACCGCGCGTTCCTGGCGATGGTCAACGACCCCGATCAGCGCGCCGAGTTCGAGTCCGACGTGGCCGCGGTCGCCGACGCGTTGCCGTCGCTTGATCCGGCGCTGCGCAAGGTGATGACCGGGTTCTTCGAGCTGGTCGGCCAGCAGATCGACGAGGTGGAGCGCATTCAGCAGCGCTGTGCCCAGCGCGTGAAACGGTTCACCGCGTTCGGCACCCTGGAACAGAGCCGCGGGGTGGCCCGTCAGCTCAACACCGCCATCGCCGCCGCGCGGACGCTGCTCAAGGAGTCGCTGACCGATTCCCGGCTGGACCTCGAACTGCCGCTGGCCCGGCACACCATCAGCTCCGTGGGGGCGCTGAGCTTCCGGATCAGCGACCTGTCGGCGCCCAAGCCGGCGCAGGCCGCCGACAGCACCGTCGACCTGGCCAGCTTCGCCGCGCTGACCACCCAGGTCGACGCTCCCGGCATGTCGGAGATGATCAACTCCGCCGTCTCCCGCGGGCCGCTGTCGCTGCCCGACGCGGTGTCCATGCTCGACTCGGCCTATCTCGGCCACGTGATCGTGTTGTGGTCGTGGGCGCTCAAGCAACCGCGCACCGACGGCGCCGACGCGTCGAC